In one window of Bos taurus isolate L1 Dominette 01449 registration number 42190680 breed Hereford chromosome 4, ARS-UCD2.0, whole genome shotgun sequence DNA:
- the LOC509941 gene encoding pancreatic progenitor cell differentiation and proliferation factor-like, which translates to MAAIPSSGWLVATHDCYRRRLGSTSGNSSRGSAEYPGEAIPHHPGLPKADPGPWWASCFFRKSTLPFMAPVLESPEHSESAQASTYTITCDLAREAVGKQQPSGQPGKANCRPPS; encoded by the coding sequence ATGGCAGCCATCCCCTCCAGCGGCTGGCTCGTGGCCACCCACGACTGCTACCGGCGCCGCCTGGGCTCCACTTCCGGTAACAGCTCCCGCGGAAGTGCCGAGTACCCCGGGGAAGCCATCCCCCACCACCCGGGTCTCCCCAAAGCAGACccgggaccctggtgggctagcTGCTTCTTCAGGAAGTCCACTCTCCCGTTCATGGCCCCAGTGCTGGAGTCCCCAGAGCACTCGGAGTCTGCCCAGGCCTCCACCTACACGATCACATGTGACCTGGCTCGGGAAGCTGTGGGGAAGCAGCAGCCCAGCGGCCAGCCTGGCAAAGCCAACTGCAGGCCCCCGTCCTGA